A region of the Chrysiogenia bacterium genome:
CGTGGAACTCTTTTCCGAGGACATGCTCACCGGCGAGCGCGTCCGGGCCACCCGCGGGGAAGTGACCATGGTCGCCCTCGACGAGAATCGCCGTCCGACCCCGGTCACGCCGCTCACCTGAGAAAGCACCCCGGAGACTTGCAGCAGGGCGTTTTTTTGCCCACCATGAGCCCGCTTTTGGAGGAGACCTCAACCATGCGTCACAAGCACAAGCACACCCTCGAGCACATTTTTGCTCACCCGATCAACACCAACATAGACTGGAAACAGATCGTCCATCTCTTCGAAGCCCTCGAGGCCGATATTGAAGAGACGAGCCATGGCCGCCTGAAGGTCAAGCTCAACGGTCAGGAAAATTCCTTCGCGATTCCCCATGGCCACAGCCTGGAGTCCAAGGACGAGATCATGGCGATTCGCCACTTCCTCGAGGCCGCCGAAGTCACTCCCGAGACCCTCGCCGAGGAAGAGTAGTCCTTGCCCAGGGAGATCGAGCGCAAGTTTCTGGTGCGCGGCGATGCTTGGCGCAGCGCCGCCACCAGCAGCGCCAGATTCTCCCAGGGATACCTGCTCAACACGGTCGGCAAGAGCATCCGCGTGCGCCTTGCAGGCGCGCAGGCCTGGCTGACCATCAAGGCCGCGGCCGAAGGCATCGCCCGACACGAGTTCGAGTATCCGATCCCGCCAGAGCATGCGCGCGAGCTGCTCGCCCTGTGCGAGGGGCCGCTCATCGAGAAGACCCGTCACCTGGTTACGATTGAAGGCTTTGTCTGGGAAGTCGACGAGTTTGGCGGCGAGAATGCCGGACTCATCGTTGCCGAGATCGAGCTGCCCGACGAAGACGCAGACTTTGCCCGCCCCGAGTGGCTGGGCGAGGAAGTCACCCATGATCCGCGGTATCTCAATGCCGCACTCGTAAAGAATCCGTTTTCCCGCTGGGCCTAGCCGCGGGCGCGCTTCAACAGGGCGGCGATCCCGGCCCGGAAATCCTCCGGCGGCGTGAGCAGGCTGACCACCACGGACGCGGGCGATTCGAGATCGAAGAAGTAGCCGGGCTGCACGATCACGCCATCCTCGCACACCAACTCAATGGCGAGCGCCTCATCATCGAGCCCATCGGGCAACGTAATCACCGCATACCAGCCCCCCTGCGCGGGGAGCACACCAAGCACGCCGCCGCTCAGCAGCTCGGCCAGCGCGGCGCGGTTTTCGGCAAGCCGTTTCTTGATCGGCGCCTGCTGCGCCGCTTCCAGGGCCAGCAATCCGGGAAGCGCCACCTGCACCGGCGCGGCCAGAGAGAGGTAGCTGTCGGCAATGAACTCAAGCCGATCCAGGCATTCGGAAAGCTCGGCTTCGGGCCCGCTCACCAGCATCCAGCCGAGCTTGAGCTGCGGCAGAGCCAGCGACTTCGAGAGACCGCCCAGCACAAAGCAAAGCACTTCGCTCTGCCCTGCCAGCGAGTGACTGCTCAAATCCGCTCCATCAAATCCGTAATCGAGAAACACCTCGTCGGAAATGAGTGCCAGCCGCTCGCGCCGGGCAATCTCGACAAGGAGCGCCCGGTCTTCGGGATCCAGGCAGTTGCCCGTGGGATTGTTGGGGTTGATAACGACCAGCGCCTTGGTCCGAACCGTGAGCGCGTTTTCCAGCGAATCGAAGTCGATGCGCCAGCCCCCCTCCGTCAGGCAGAGGTGGTAGGGCGCCGGCCGCGCGGATTCGAGGGTGAGCAGGTGTTCGAGTAGCGGATAGCTGGGCGCCGGGACCAGGATCTCGTCCTCCGGGTCGCAAAACAGCTTGAACAGGAAGGAGTAGGCCTCGCTCGTCGAGGCCGTCAGGAGCATCCGCGAGGGATCGGCGTCAATTCCCTTGGCCGAGAGATGCAAAGCCAGCGCTTCGCGCGCAGAGAGCAATCCACGGGGCGCCGGTTCATAATGCATCGCCCCCTGGATCTTGCGCAATGCGACAAGGATTTCCTCGCGCAAAGCGTCCAGTCCCACTGTGGTTGGGTTCGAGTGGCTCAAATCGATACGCTCACTCGTGTGACGCCTTTCAATTTCACGTGCAAGTGCATTAGTCTGTAAACTGTGGGGAATTCGCCCCGAGTAGTCAGCCATCGATGGAACCCCGCATATGGGGTGCCTCATGACGGACATCCCGGATTCTCACAAGCCTTGCGGCGTTTGGGGGACAATGCAAGATCGCTCTGCACAACGCCTCGCGCTACTGTACATTGCCATAGCCGGCCTGTGGATTTTTTTTAGTACGATTATCGGACTCGGATTTGATCTTGCGGAACTCGAAGGCGCTCTCTTCGAACTCATCAAGGGGCTCACCTTTGTTCTCGTCACCGGCTCCATACTCTACCTTTACGCACGTCGCCAAAACGAACTTGAACTGACCTCCAAAGATGCACTCACCGAAAGCGAAGAGCGCTACCGCGAGCTTCTCGCCAATTTCGGTGCAATCATTCTGCTGTTCGATCAAGATACACATGAAATTCGCGACGTCAACGATACGGCCTGTTCCTTCTACGGCTACGACTATGAAGAGTTCTGCGGCAAGCACGTCACTGAACTGTTTGCCGATGACTCGTCTATCCCTCCTCTGGGCCAGAATCACAGAAACCTTCGTTCCCGTCACAAACTGAAGTCCGGCGCGGAGCGAGAGGTCGAACTGTTCTGCAGTTTGCTGTCCCTTCCAACCGACAAGCGAATGCTCTGCATTGTCAACGACGTCACCGAACGCGAAGCAGCCCGCGAACAGCTTCGCCTTGAGAGCGAGCGATTTGCGCTCGCTATCTCGACCATGAAAGGGGCGGTCTGGGAGTGGGACGGCAAAAGCGACGATATGGCGCTTTCGCCACGCCACTATGAGATGCTCGGTGAACCGATCGGCGCCTTCCCTCCCAAAATGTCCTACCTCGTCGAGCGGATACACCCCGAAGATCGGCCCCTCGTCATTGCCGTTCGTGCCGGGTTTCTTGCCGGACAAGCTGATGAATTTGATCTCACATTCCGCGTCCGCCATGCCGCCGGGCACTGGATCTGGCTCCGTACCCGCGGAAGGCGCATCCACACAAATGATTTCAGCTCCCAGCGGGTGATCGCCGTCGATGAAGAGGTTACCGAACGCAAGTTCATCGAGCAGCAAGCCCAGCTCAGCAAGGTTCTGATCGAGAAGAGCCCCGCCATTCTCTTTCGCTGGAGCAATAAAGAGGGCTGGCCTGTTAACTTCGTAACCCGAAACATCGAACGCCTGGGCTTTTGCCCGGAAGACTTTCTGGAAAACCAGCGAGACTATGCTTCCATCATCCACCCGGATGACCTGGCCGATGTGAAGGCCCATTGGAATAGTTTTGTCGGGAGCGGGCAATCCGAGTTCACTATGGATTACCGCCTGATCAAAAAGGACGGAACCATTGTCTGGGTCTCCGAGAGCACGAACCTGATCAAGGATGAAAACGGCGACATCATCGAGCTGCAAGGCACGATCATCGACATTACAAAACGAAAACTGCAGGGAATCAGCCTTGAGCTGGCGGCGGCTTTGGACAGTGCGGTCATCAATGACGAGCCCCTCGACGACATTCTCGCGACTTTCTGCGACAACACCGCCCGGCTCTACGATCTTTCACTGGCTTGGATTGGCGCCAAGCAAGCGGATGGCTCTGTCACCTGCCGCGCTGCGCAGGGTGCGGCAGCAGGTTATGTGCAGGGCATCAACGTTCGATGGGATGATACGCCCGAGGGAAATGGACCTGGGGGACGTGCCATTCGCACCGGAGAGGTCCAGCGCCACAACATCGACTCCCCTGAGTTTGCACCCTGGCATAAACGGGCGACCCCATTTGGGCTGCAGTGTTCGGCCGTCATTCCCCTGGCAACCGGGCAGGAGGTTGTAGGCTTTCTCGCCGTCTACGCCAGCCACCCGCAGGGGATCAGCGATCTGCACATTCAGCTACTAAGCGATGTGGGTCGCAACCTGGCAATTGCCTGGAAGAGCGCCGACCATCGCAAGATGTTACTACGCCAGGATGCAGCGCTCTCCTCAACCGTCAACGGGGTCGTGGTTACCGATCGCAAGGGGGACGTGGCATGGGCCAACCACGCTTTTGAACAGATCACCGGATATGAAGCGAAGGAGCTCATCGGCCAGAATCTGCGATTGCTCAAGTCCGGCAAACACGACAAGCGCTTTTATCAGGACCTTTGGTCGCACCTGCTTCGCGGCGAGACTTTCAGCGCCGATTTTACCAACAAACGCAAGGATGGCTCCCTCTACCAGTCCCGCCAAACGCTGATGCCGCTATACAACAACCATCAAGAGATTGTCAGCTTCGTCGGCATCCAGGAGGACGTGTCCGCCCGCGAGGCGGCCGAAAAGCGTGTTGAACACCTGACCGCTCACGACCCACTCACGGGCCTGCCCAATCGAGTCAGCTTCAACAATGCCATGGCGCACGCCATCTCCAGTGCGACCGATTCCGGGCACTCTCTTGCCGTGCTCTATTTCGATCTTGACCGCTTCAAGATCATCAATGATGCGATGGGCCACTCCACCGGTGATCGCCTGCTCCAAAGCGTCTCCCGGCGAATCCGACAGGTCATGCGCGAGGGGGACCTGCTGGCCCGCGTGGGAGGTGATGAGTTTGCCATTGTGCAAAACGGCGTTGAGTCCGACGACGATGCCATGCGACTGGCACGGCGAATCATCAGCGAGCTGTCGGAACCAATCAATCTCGATGACCGTGAGATCAATGCCAGCGTCAGCATCGGCATTACGCTCTACCCCAGAGACGGAACGACTCCCGAACAACTCCTCTCGAACGCCGACCTCGCGATGTACAAAGCCAAATACGAGGGCCGCAACACCTTCCGTTTCTACTCTCCTACCATGCATGCCAATGCCCAGAGCCGGGCCACGCTGGAATCGGACCTGCGCAGGGCCGTCAAGCAGGGGGAGTTCGAGGTCTTCTACCAGCCGCAGGTGCGCCTGCAGGACGGGGCCCTGGCAGGAATGGAGTCCCTGGTTCGCTGGAGATACCCGGATGGGACGTTGCGGATGCCCGGCACGTTCATCACCGCCGCTGAAGACATCGGTGTGATCAGCCAGCTCGGGCAGTTTGTACTCAGCGAGTGCTGCACCCTGGGACGCAAGTGGATCGACGAAGGCATCTGCCCCGAGCGCCTTTCGGTCAATCTCTCGTTCGCGCAGTTTCAAAACCAGGATCTGGTTGCCATCATCCGGCGCACACTGACGCAGACGGGTTTCCCGCCAGAACGCCTGGAACTCGAACTGACCGAAAGCATTCTTGCCAAGTATCCCGAAGACGCGGTGATCATAACCCGCCGGCTCCATGCGCTGGGCATTCAACTGGCCATTGACGATTTTGGCACCGGCTATTCATCGCTGCGCTATCTTCGCGAATTCCCGGTCAGCCGCCTGAAGATTGACCAGTCCTTCGTCCGTGATCTCAGCGCCGACGACAAGAATAATTCGATCGTGCAGGCTGCCGTCGACCTGGGCCACAATTTGGGTCTTCAGGTCATTGCCGAGGGCGTCGAAACCAACGAGCAGGCAGCCATCCTCCAGTCTCTGGGTTGTGATGAAATTCAGGGTTTCTTGTGCGCGAAGGCGCTACCCGTTGCGGAGATAGAAACCCTGCTGCGTGCACCGGTTTTCCCCGATCTGATGGGGGCCCCGTACGGCTTCCCGTGACCGAGTAGCAGGCCCTGGCAACGAAGTTGTTGCGCGCTCAAACCCCGGCCTTGCCGCGGGCCTCCAGCAGGCGCATCATCAGGTTCTCGCGGTATTCGGCCAGCTTGTCGCGGCCTTCGAGCCCCTGAATGCGGCGCTGGGCGTCGACGTAGGCCGGAACGTAGCGCCAGGCCTTCGGCGTAAGGGGATAGGCCGTGCGCACGCTCGTCATGAAGGTCTTGAAAACCGCCCGCTGCACGGGTCCGTAGCGGAACCCGAATTCCTCGCGAAAGCGCGGCGGCAGCAGCCCGGCGGTCACGATCTTGTAGAGCCACATGGCCGGCGTAAGCGAGGGGAGCGGCGGCGTGAGCGCCCAGTTTGCGATGTCGCGCGCCTGCTCTCCCACCCCCAGTTCGTCGGCCTCCCACATCCGGTTGCAATACTCCATGAACTGGGTCCAGTCGGGCGGGAGCGTCTCGTCAGAGATGCCGAACATGTAGGCGAAGAGCTTTCCCTCTTCCCAGTAACGGTCCTTCTCGGCGAGGCTCAGCGGGCGGATGGTCTGCTCGTAGACAAACACTGCGCTCTCCCAGAGGGTCGCGTGCACCCACAGGAGCGCGGGCTCTACGTTGGCCTCGTAGTCATCGCCGGGCCGGTAGCGCCCGATCCCCTCGGTGATCTTGCCCTTGATGGTGCCATGCAGGGCGTGCACGCGGCGCGCC
Encoded here:
- a CDS encoding DUF2236 domain-containing protein, which produces MSVTRDDLERYIDTVASRVENPVHGLFGPGSMVWEINREVINILAGGRALLLQTAHPYVAHGVDQHSNTKSDPHGRFKRTYLNIAAVVFGSLEDATVAARRVHALHGTIKGKITEGIGRYRPGDDYEANVEPALLWVHATLWESAVFVYEQTIRPLSLAEKDRYWEEGKLFAYMFGISDETLPPDWTQFMEYCNRMWEADELGVGEQARDIANWALTPPLPSLTPAMWLYKIVTAGLLPPRFREEFGFRYGPVQRAVFKTFMTSVRTAYPLTPKAWRYVPAYVDAQRRIQGLEGRDKLAEYRENLMMRLLEARGKAGV
- a CDS encoding pyridoxal phosphate-dependent aminotransferase, whose protein sequence is MHYEPAPRGLLSAREALALHLSAKGIDADPSRMLLTASTSEAYSFLFKLFCDPEDEILVPAPSYPLLEHLLTLESARPAPYHLCLTEGGWRIDFDSLENALTVRTKALVVINPNNPTGNCLDPEDRALLVEIARRERLALISDEVFLDYGFDGADLSSHSLAGQSEVLCFVLGGLSKSLALPQLKLGWMLVSGPEAELSECLDRLEFIADSYLSLAAPVQVALPGLLALEAAQQAPIKKRLAENRAALAELLSGGVLGVLPAQGGWYAVITLPDGLDDEALAIELVCEDGVIVQPGYFFDLESPASVVVSLLTPPEDFRAGIAALLKRARG
- a CDS encoding CYTH domain-containing protein, which produces MPREIERKFLVRGDAWRSAATSSARFSQGYLLNTVGKSIRVRLAGAQAWLTIKAAAEGIARHEFEYPIPPEHARELLALCEGPLIEKTRHLVTIEGFVWEVDEFGGENAGLIVAEIELPDEDADFARPEWLGEEVTHDPRYLNAALVKNPFSRWA
- a CDS encoding EAL domain-containing protein, which encodes MTDIPDSHKPCGVWGTMQDRSAQRLALLYIAIAGLWIFFSTIIGLGFDLAELEGALFELIKGLTFVLVTGSILYLYARRQNELELTSKDALTESEERYRELLANFGAIILLFDQDTHEIRDVNDTACSFYGYDYEEFCGKHVTELFADDSSIPPLGQNHRNLRSRHKLKSGAEREVELFCSLLSLPTDKRMLCIVNDVTEREAAREQLRLESERFALAISTMKGAVWEWDGKSDDMALSPRHYEMLGEPIGAFPPKMSYLVERIHPEDRPLVIAVRAGFLAGQADEFDLTFRVRHAAGHWIWLRTRGRRIHTNDFSSQRVIAVDEEVTERKFIEQQAQLSKVLIEKSPAILFRWSNKEGWPVNFVTRNIERLGFCPEDFLENQRDYASIIHPDDLADVKAHWNSFVGSGQSEFTMDYRLIKKDGTIVWVSESTNLIKDENGDIIELQGTIIDITKRKLQGISLELAAALDSAVINDEPLDDILATFCDNTARLYDLSLAWIGAKQADGSVTCRAAQGAAAGYVQGINVRWDDTPEGNGPGGRAIRTGEVQRHNIDSPEFAPWHKRATPFGLQCSAVIPLATGQEVVGFLAVYASHPQGISDLHIQLLSDVGRNLAIAWKSADHRKMLLRQDAALSSTVNGVVVTDRKGDVAWANHAFEQITGYEAKELIGQNLRLLKSGKHDKRFYQDLWSHLLRGETFSADFTNKRKDGSLYQSRQTLMPLYNNHQEIVSFVGIQEDVSAREAAEKRVEHLTAHDPLTGLPNRVSFNNAMAHAISSATDSGHSLAVLYFDLDRFKIINDAMGHSTGDRLLQSVSRRIRQVMREGDLLARVGGDEFAIVQNGVESDDDAMRLARRIISELSEPINLDDREINASVSIGITLYPRDGTTPEQLLSNADLAMYKAKYEGRNTFRFYSPTMHANAQSRATLESDLRRAVKQGEFEVFYQPQVRLQDGALAGMESLVRWRYPDGTLRMPGTFITAAEDIGVISQLGQFVLSECCTLGRKWIDEGICPERLSVNLSFAQFQNQDLVAIIRRTLTQTGFPPERLELELTESILAKYPEDAVIITRRLHALGIQLAIDDFGTGYSSLRYLREFPVSRLKIDQSFVRDLSADDKNNSIVQAAVDLGHNLGLQVIAEGVETNEQAAILQSLGCDEIQGFLCAKALPVAEIETLLRAPVFPDLMGAPYGFP